A section of the Hevea brasiliensis isolate MT/VB/25A 57/8 chromosome 17, ASM3005281v1, whole genome shotgun sequence genome encodes:
- the LOC110656356 gene encoding TITAN-like protein isoform X1 — translation MNAMNEKKINNNKKKCEFEFCKVCNLNHDKGHRHKYFPNHKKSLSAFLSRFQSKLADIRFFLKNPSVLRPEHASRNRFWCVFCDADIDEISSSFACSANAINHLASEDHVKNLKHFLWKYGGEMNHMDAYRILEADVAKWEKNCKSLVNEAAPSNDRSNMLQVGPSNDIRNELKNKNINDFENCTFDPIKSNLSNGVMPLHYFTNEYQISHSGLSADTNVGPFVHDAIFSIPADAWISNDLAVDWNSQQPLPYKNLISSSDLSYRGVSQGYQGGGMVNGVTSSQGSHNITQTSATPPKKAGGNVHTGGPPPWFEATEENHLSAELKPISSSFISLSNKPGKKLNPKRVGAAWAERRKIELEMEKRGEIVKSDCDDNWLPNFGRVWQSGSRKESRKEFEKEKQKLPKVESHSEMPLKIKPYISKRMRRDASESE, via the exons atgaacgccATGAACGAGAagaaaattaacaataataagaagAAGTGTGAATTCGAGTTTTGCAAGGTTTGCAATCTGAATCACGACAAAGGACATCGCCATAAGTACTTTCCTAACCACAAGAAGTCTCTCTCTGCTTTTCTCTCTCGATTCCAGAGCAAGCTCGCCGACATTCGGTTCTTCCTTAAAAACCCTAGTGTCCTGCGCCCCGAGCACGCCTCTCGTAATCGCTTCTGGTGCGTCTTTTGCGATGCTGATATCGATGAGATAAGCAGCTCCTTTGCGTG CAGTGCTAATGCAATAAATCATCTGGCAAGTGAGGATCATGTGAAGAACTTGAAGCATTTCCTGTGGAAATATGGTGGtgagatgaatcacatggatgctTATCGAATCTTGGAAGCTGATGTGGCTAAG TGGGAAAAGAATTGCAAATCACTGGTGAATGAGGCTGCACCATCCAATGACAGATCTAATATGCTGCAAGTTGGACCTTCAAATGATATCCGAAATGAACTCAAGAACAAAAATATAAATGACTTTGAAAACTGTACTTTTGATCCTATAAAATCAAATCTTTCTAATGGTGTTATGCCTTTACATTATTTCACGAATGAGTATCAGATATCCCATTCAGGACTGTCAGCAGATACGAATGTTGGGCCATTTGTACATGATGCCATCTTTTCTATTCCTGCGGATGCATGGATTTCAAATGATTTAGCAG TTGACTGGAATAGCCAACAGCCTCTCCCTTATAAGAATTTAATATCTTCCTCTGATCTTAGTTATAGAGGG GTGAGCCAAGGTTATCAGGGTGGAGGGATGGTAAATGGAGTGACCAGTTCACAAG GTTCGCATAATATCACTCAAACTTCTGCCACTCCTCCCAAGAAGGCTGGAGGGAATGTGCACACTGGAGGACCTCCTCCTTGGTTTGAAGCAACTGAAGAAAATCATCTAAGTGCTGAATTGAAACCAATTTCATCTAGCTTCATCTCCCTCTCGAACAAGCCAGGGAAAAAATTAAATCCAAAAAGGGTGGGAGCTGCTTGGGCAGAAAGGAGAAAAATTGAGCTGGAGATGGAAAAGAGAGGAGAAATTGTCAAGAGTGACTGCGATGATAACTGGCTTCCCAATTTTGGTAGAGTTTGGCAATCAGGAAGTAGGAAGGAATCTAGAAAAGAGTTTGAGAAGGAGAAACAAAAATTACCCAAGGTTGAAAGTCATTCTGAGATGCCTCTTAAAATAAAGCCTTACATCAGTAAAAGAATG CGACGGGATGCAAGTGAAAGTGAATGA
- the LOC110656357 gene encoding LOW QUALITY PROTEIN: probable methyltransferase At1g27930 (The sequence of the model RefSeq protein was modified relative to this genomic sequence to represent the inferred CDS: substituted 1 base at 1 genomic stop codon) — protein MPSEVPHYRSLTTPLVKFSPPSSPEAYTYLPVGHKSLGGNKTTKITGKXVIPFLVFILSPISILRLLRLATTSSTPLPAFPLTLHETCYSASPECTNVSSNMASSPATQHKISANATILTKKEFKRLSNLIRHKAPRNLLIFGLEPQYLKLSSINSGGITVLLEDNPDRISAIRAKSNSTRIYKVEYHIPAKKACKLLKHARKSPVCAPRSGRFPNSACRLALTNLPPEAYEQKWDVVVVNGPSGHLPAAPGRMATIYTASIITKARNTTDALVHDVDQTIEKSFSWDSLCDENLVSSKGKLWNFEITGKSDSTRFCRN, from the coding sequence ATGCCCTCAGAAGTACCTCATTACCGTTCCCTAACAACTCCTCTTGTTAAGTTTTCACCTCCAAGCTCACCTGAAGCATATACCTATCTGCCTGTTGGCCACAAATCTCTCGGAGGAAATAAAACTACAAAAATAACTGGAAAATAAGTCATACCTTTCCTTGTTTTCATTTTATCACCCATCTCCATCCTTAGACTTCTTAGACTTGCAACCACATCTTCTACTCCATTGCCTGCCTTTCCTCTAACTCTGCATGAGACATGTTATTCTGCGTCTCCAGAATGCACCAACGTTTCATCAAATATGGCTAGCAGCCCAGCCACTCAACATAAAATCTCTGCCAATGCAACCATTCTCACGAAAAAGGAATTTAAGCGTCTATCTAATCTCATTAGGCATAAGGCCCCCCGCAACCTACTTATTTTTGGGCTGGAGCCCCAGTACCTAAAACTCTCCTCAATCAACTCAGGCGGCATCACTGTCCTTCTAGAGGACAATCCTGACAGGATAAGTGCGATCAGAGCAAAATCCAACAGTACTCGAATCTACAAAGTTGAATACCATATACCTGCAAAGAAAGCTTGCAAACTGCTCAAGCATGCAAGGAAAAGTCCAGTTTGTGCACCCCGCTCAGGAAGGTTTCCAAATTCAGCATGCAGACTTGCTTTAACAAATTTACCACCAGAAGCATATGAGCAGAAATGGGATGTGGTGGTGGTGAATGGACCAAGCGGACACTTACCAGCGGCCCCAGGCAGGATGGCTACAATCTACACAGCTAGTATAATAACAAAAGCTCGAAATACAACAGATGCACTAGTACATGATGTAGATCAAACAATTGAGAAGTCGTTTTCCTGGGATTCCCTGTGTGATGAGAACTTAGTTTCATCAAAGGGTAAGCTTTGGAATTTTGAGATCACAGGTAAATCAGATTCTACAAGGTTTTGCAGAAACTGA
- the LOC110656355 gene encoding protein transport protein Sec61 subunit gamma-1: MDALDSVFDPLRDFAKDSVRLVKRCHKPDRKEFTKVAFRTAIGFVVMGFVGFFVKLIFIPINNIIVGSS, encoded by the exons ATGGATGCCTTGGACTCCGTTTTTGATCCTCTCAGAGATTTCGCCAAGGACAGCGTCCGCCTCGTCAAGAGGTGTCACAAGCCCGATCGCAAAG AATTTACGAAGGTCGCGTTCCGTACTGCAATCGGTTTCGTGGTGATGGGATTCGTCGGATTCTTCGTGAAATTGATCTTCATTCCTATCAACAACATCATTGTCGGTTCTAGTTAG
- the LOC110656353 gene encoding uncharacterized protein LOC110656353, which translates to MVEGQHQKSLFASVAKSPTDSGRPSSMVVKKAHTLIPAYVVAEAISTIQGLDLRWSGPITPSEMQYVEQYVLAKYPQYAGLLVGEKIDLSTLCINEEASEAAPDDKKKSPRSSFREVSSPSLGGNLPDLGRAQLEPSRLLDILTKKSSFPGSFISIPEIQAQNKVLKHCGLPDDEYLVLFTPNYKDAMMLVGESYPFFRGNFYMSTIAEEMDYIREFATYKESKMILAPETWLDLRIKGSQLSQYFRRKNKHSPKGLFSYPADVNGTRYSMHWVSEAHRNSWHVLLDATALVMGKDSMNLALHRPDFVLGSPDNAQANPSNITCLLVRKKSFDNSTTSS; encoded by the exons ATGGTGGAAGGTCAACACCAAAAATCCCTTTTTGCATCTGTAGCCAAATCCCCAACAGACAGTGGCAGGCCAAGCAGTATGGTTGTGAAG AAAGCACATACCTTAATTCCTGCATACGTTGTAGCAGAAGCCATATCAACAATTCAAGGTCTTGACCTCAGATGGTCAGGTCCGATAACTCCATCAGAAATGCAATATGTTGAGCAATATGTCTTGGCAAAGTACCCCCAATATGCTGGTCTTCTTGTTGGAGAAAAAATAGATCTCTCTACTCTTTGTATCAATGAAGAGGCTTCAGAGGCTGCACCTGATGACAAGAAAAAATCGCCAAGGAGTAGTTTCAGAGAGGTTTCCTCACCATCCCTTGGAGGCAATCTCCCTGATTTGGGTAGAGCACAATTGGAGCCGTCAAGGCTTCTTGATATCCTCACCAAGAAATCCTCATTTCCAGGGAGCTTTATCTCAATACCAGAAATCCAAGCTCAAAACAAAGTTTTGAAGCACTGTGGGTTACCTGATGATGAGTATCTTGTTCTCTTCACTCCAAACTACAAGGATGCAATGATGTTAGTAGGTGAGAGCTACCCTTTCTTCAGAGGAAACTTCTACATGTCCACTATTGCAGAAGAAATGGATTACATAAGGGAATTTGCCACATACAAGGAATCAAAAATGATCTTGGCACCTGAGACTTGGTTGGATTTGAGGATCAAAGGATCACAGCTTAGCCAATATTTCAGGAGGAAGAACAAGCACAGCCCAAAAGGGTTATTCTCTTATCCAGCTGATGTGAATGGGACCCGCTACTCAATGCATTGGGTTTCAGAAGCTCATCGGAACTCATGGCATGTTCTGCTAGATGCAACTGCACTGGTCATGGGGAAGGATAGTATGAACCTTGCGCTCCACAGGCCTGACTTTGTGCTGGGCAGTCCTGACAATGCACAGGCTAATCCTTCAAACATCACTTGCCTTCTTGTAAGGAAGAAATCTTTTGATAATTCAACAACTTCATCTTAG
- the LOC110656356 gene encoding TITAN-like protein isoform X3, translating into MNAMNEKKINNNKKKCEFEFCKVCNLNHDKGHRHKYFPNHKKSLSAFLSRFQSKLADIRFFLKNPSVLRPEHASRNRFWCVFCDADIDEISSSFACEDHVKNLKHFLWKYGGEMNHMDAYRILEADVAKWEKNCKSLVNEAAPSNDRSNMLQVGPSNDIRNELKNKNINDFENCTFDPIKSNLSNGVMPLHYFTNEYQISHSGLSADTNVGPFVHDAIFSIPADAWISNDLAVDWNSQQPLPYKNLISSSDLSYRGVSQGYQGGGMVNGVTSSQGSHNITQTSATPPKKAGGNVHTGGPPPWFEATEENHLSAELKPISSSFISLSNKPGKKLNPKRVGAAWAERRKIELEMEKRGEIVKSDCDDNWLPNFGRVWQSGSRKESRKEFEKEKQKLPKVESHSEMPLKIKPYISKRMRRDASESE; encoded by the exons atgaacgccATGAACGAGAagaaaattaacaataataagaagAAGTGTGAATTCGAGTTTTGCAAGGTTTGCAATCTGAATCACGACAAAGGACATCGCCATAAGTACTTTCCTAACCACAAGAAGTCTCTCTCTGCTTTTCTCTCTCGATTCCAGAGCAAGCTCGCCGACATTCGGTTCTTCCTTAAAAACCCTAGTGTCCTGCGCCCCGAGCACGCCTCTCGTAATCGCTTCTGGTGCGTCTTTTGCGATGCTGATATCGATGAGATAAGCAGCTCCTTTGCGTG TGAGGATCATGTGAAGAACTTGAAGCATTTCCTGTGGAAATATGGTGGtgagatgaatcacatggatgctTATCGAATCTTGGAAGCTGATGTGGCTAAG TGGGAAAAGAATTGCAAATCACTGGTGAATGAGGCTGCACCATCCAATGACAGATCTAATATGCTGCAAGTTGGACCTTCAAATGATATCCGAAATGAACTCAAGAACAAAAATATAAATGACTTTGAAAACTGTACTTTTGATCCTATAAAATCAAATCTTTCTAATGGTGTTATGCCTTTACATTATTTCACGAATGAGTATCAGATATCCCATTCAGGACTGTCAGCAGATACGAATGTTGGGCCATTTGTACATGATGCCATCTTTTCTATTCCTGCGGATGCATGGATTTCAAATGATTTAGCAG TTGACTGGAATAGCCAACAGCCTCTCCCTTATAAGAATTTAATATCTTCCTCTGATCTTAGTTATAGAGGG GTGAGCCAAGGTTATCAGGGTGGAGGGATGGTAAATGGAGTGACCAGTTCACAAG GTTCGCATAATATCACTCAAACTTCTGCCACTCCTCCCAAGAAGGCTGGAGGGAATGTGCACACTGGAGGACCTCCTCCTTGGTTTGAAGCAACTGAAGAAAATCATCTAAGTGCTGAATTGAAACCAATTTCATCTAGCTTCATCTCCCTCTCGAACAAGCCAGGGAAAAAATTAAATCCAAAAAGGGTGGGAGCTGCTTGGGCAGAAAGGAGAAAAATTGAGCTGGAGATGGAAAAGAGAGGAGAAATTGTCAAGAGTGACTGCGATGATAACTGGCTTCCCAATTTTGGTAGAGTTTGGCAATCAGGAAGTAGGAAGGAATCTAGAAAAGAGTTTGAGAAGGAGAAACAAAAATTACCCAAGGTTGAAAGTCATTCTGAGATGCCTCTTAAAATAAAGCCTTACATCAGTAAAAGAATG CGACGGGATGCAAGTGAAAGTGAATGA
- the LOC110656356 gene encoding TITAN-like protein isoform X2 has product MNAMNEKKINNNKKKCEFEFCKVCNLNHDKGHRHKYFPNHKKSLSAFLSRFQSKLADIRFFLKNPSVLRPEHASRNRFWCVFCDADIDEISSSFACANAINHLASEDHVKNLKHFLWKYGGEMNHMDAYRILEADVAKWEKNCKSLVNEAAPSNDRSNMLQVGPSNDIRNELKNKNINDFENCTFDPIKSNLSNGVMPLHYFTNEYQISHSGLSADTNVGPFVHDAIFSIPADAWISNDLAVDWNSQQPLPYKNLISSSDLSYRGVSQGYQGGGMVNGVTSSQGSHNITQTSATPPKKAGGNVHTGGPPPWFEATEENHLSAELKPISSSFISLSNKPGKKLNPKRVGAAWAERRKIELEMEKRGEIVKSDCDDNWLPNFGRVWQSGSRKESRKEFEKEKQKLPKVESHSEMPLKIKPYISKRMRRDASESE; this is encoded by the exons atgaacgccATGAACGAGAagaaaattaacaataataagaagAAGTGTGAATTCGAGTTTTGCAAGGTTTGCAATCTGAATCACGACAAAGGACATCGCCATAAGTACTTTCCTAACCACAAGAAGTCTCTCTCTGCTTTTCTCTCTCGATTCCAGAGCAAGCTCGCCGACATTCGGTTCTTCCTTAAAAACCCTAGTGTCCTGCGCCCCGAGCACGCCTCTCGTAATCGCTTCTGGTGCGTCTTTTGCGATGCTGATATCGATGAGATAAGCAGCTCCTTTGCGTG TGCTAATGCAATAAATCATCTGGCAAGTGAGGATCATGTGAAGAACTTGAAGCATTTCCTGTGGAAATATGGTGGtgagatgaatcacatggatgctTATCGAATCTTGGAAGCTGATGTGGCTAAG TGGGAAAAGAATTGCAAATCACTGGTGAATGAGGCTGCACCATCCAATGACAGATCTAATATGCTGCAAGTTGGACCTTCAAATGATATCCGAAATGAACTCAAGAACAAAAATATAAATGACTTTGAAAACTGTACTTTTGATCCTATAAAATCAAATCTTTCTAATGGTGTTATGCCTTTACATTATTTCACGAATGAGTATCAGATATCCCATTCAGGACTGTCAGCAGATACGAATGTTGGGCCATTTGTACATGATGCCATCTTTTCTATTCCTGCGGATGCATGGATTTCAAATGATTTAGCAG TTGACTGGAATAGCCAACAGCCTCTCCCTTATAAGAATTTAATATCTTCCTCTGATCTTAGTTATAGAGGG GTGAGCCAAGGTTATCAGGGTGGAGGGATGGTAAATGGAGTGACCAGTTCACAAG GTTCGCATAATATCACTCAAACTTCTGCCACTCCTCCCAAGAAGGCTGGAGGGAATGTGCACACTGGAGGACCTCCTCCTTGGTTTGAAGCAACTGAAGAAAATCATCTAAGTGCTGAATTGAAACCAATTTCATCTAGCTTCATCTCCCTCTCGAACAAGCCAGGGAAAAAATTAAATCCAAAAAGGGTGGGAGCTGCTTGGGCAGAAAGGAGAAAAATTGAGCTGGAGATGGAAAAGAGAGGAGAAATTGTCAAGAGTGACTGCGATGATAACTGGCTTCCCAATTTTGGTAGAGTTTGGCAATCAGGAAGTAGGAAGGAATCTAGAAAAGAGTTTGAGAAGGAGAAACAAAAATTACCCAAGGTTGAAAGTCATTCTGAGATGCCTCTTAAAATAAAGCCTTACATCAGTAAAAGAATG CGACGGGATGCAAGTGAAAGTGAATGA